Proteins from a genomic interval of Clostridium scatologenes:
- a CDS encoding dihydrodipicolinate synthase family protein, with protein MKKAKFLTPVITAFDADGNLDVQANKNVYDYLINAGIDGLLIMGSTGEFYAMSTEQRKELIDIVASHVNKRTQVLIGTGCMTVEDTIELSNYAINAGVDGVIIVSPYYFNLTDESLEFYFGKIAEAVKGNIYLYNFPDRTGHDLSPELTLNLLRKHSNIVGYKDTVSSMGHTRNLIETIKNEFPDFQIFSGFDENFVHNVFAGGSGCISALTNIYPEIFVDWVKAVNEKNMEKTAKIQKYVDKLSDVYEISKCFIPILKKAMILKGLDIKDYCKTPLLQANEGQTDSIKKLMEEFDHLISK; from the coding sequence ATGAAAAAAGCTAAATTTTTAACACCTGTTATTACTGCATTTGATGCCGACGGAAACTTAGATGTCCAGGCAAATAAAAATGTTTATGACTATCTCATTAATGCAGGAATTGATGGTCTGCTTATCATGGGCAGCACAGGTGAGTTCTATGCTATGTCTACTGAACAAAGAAAGGAATTAATTGATATTGTTGCTTCTCATGTGAATAAAAGGACTCAAGTTCTTATTGGAACAGGTTGTATGACAGTAGAAGATACAATTGAGCTTTCAAATTATGCTATTAATGCTGGAGTAGATGGTGTTATCATTGTTAGCCCATACTATTTTAATCTAACAGATGAAAGTTTAGAATTCTATTTTGGAAAAATAGCTGAAGCTGTAAAAGGTAATATTTATTTATACAACTTTCCAGACAGAACTGGACATGATCTATCACCAGAATTGACACTTAACTTATTAAGAAAACATAGCAATATTGTTGGTTACAAAGATACAGTATCATCAATGGGACACACTAGAAACTTAATCGAAACAATTAAAAATGAGTTTCCTGATTTTCAAATATTTTCAGGCTTTGATGAAAATTTCGTTCACAATGTTTTCGCTGGAGGCAGTGGATGTATAAGCGCACTTACCAATATATATCCAGAGATTTTTGTAGATTGGGTAAAAGCTGTTAATGAAAAAAATATGGAAAAAACAGCTAAAATTCAAAAATACGTTGATAAGCTATCAGATGTATACGAAATAAGCAAATGTTTTATACCTATTCTAAAAAAAGCAATGATATTGAAAGGTCTTGATATTAAAGACTACTGTAAAACTCCTCTTCTACAGGCTAATGAAGGACAAACTGATTCAATTAAAAAGCTTATGGAAGAATTTGATCACCTAATCTCAAAATAG
- a CDS encoding IclR family transcriptional regulator yields MVHKPTERVLNILNLLSINHEGLTLTEISDAIDIPKSTLYPIMQTMLERNFVSLEKNSLKYSIGISAFCIGASYSRNKYMLDFIQKIMKNIVSSIDETCQMGVLDGNNVLYILKEDPIKDMDIRLISYIGKRIPAYCTALGKALLSEYSIEEIKLLYPDGLKPITKNTITDFSILEDQLKEIKETHVSTEVEEVTEFLRCYAVPLASKGKISAAISISIPTFRATEEKNKLAIELLLKAKKQIDAVDLD; encoded by the coding sequence ATGGTACATAAACCAACAGAAAGAGTACTAAATATACTGAATCTTTTATCAATTAATCATGAAGGACTAACCTTAACAGAAATTTCTGATGCTATTGATATACCTAAAAGTACTCTTTATCCTATTATGCAAACAATGCTTGAACGCAACTTTGTTTCTCTTGAAAAAAATTCTCTAAAATATTCAATTGGAATTTCCGCTTTTTGCATTGGTGCATCTTATTCACGAAACAAATATATGTTAGACTTTATACAAAAAATAATGAAGAATATTGTAAGTAGTATTGATGAAACTTGCCAAATGGGAGTTCTTGATGGAAATAATGTACTTTATATATTAAAAGAAGATCCAATAAAAGATATGGATATTCGTCTTATTTCTTATATAGGAAAAAGAATACCTGCTTACTGTACAGCTTTAGGAAAAGCTCTATTAAGTGAATATAGTATTGAAGAAATAAAGTTACTCTATCCTGATGGTTTAAAACCAATAACTAAAAATACTATAACGGATTTTTCTATTTTGGAAGATCAATTAAAAGAGATAAAAGAAACTCATGTGTCAACAGAAGTTGAGGAAGTAACAGAATTTTTACGTTGTTATGCTGTTCCATTGGCCTCAAAAGGGAAAATTAGCGCGGCAATTAGCATCAGTATTCCAACCTTTCGAGCTACTGAAGAGAAAAACAAACTGGCAATTGAATTATTATTAAAAGCGAAAAAACAAATTGATGCTGTTGATTTGGACTGA
- a CDS encoding PadR family transcriptional regulator, whose product MRTLKYAILGLINRSPLTGYDITKKFNDTLVEFWYAKHSQIYPELKKLTDEGLISYETIIQGEKLEKKLYTITEKGKKALQRWLSKDEPLQPTPKDIFRLKTYFCDEMDINTLLNQFKSELNKHSERLNYLEISMEELLKEKDVSKVSSSDFGDYIVLNGAIMREKNYIDWLNDCIKKITIGIIDK is encoded by the coding sequence ATGAGGACTTTGAAATATGCAATTTTAGGACTTATTAATAGAAGCCCATTAACTGGATATGATATAACAAAAAAATTTAATGATACATTAGTAGAATTTTGGTATGCTAAACACAGTCAAATATATCCGGAATTAAAAAAGCTTACAGATGAGGGTCTTATTTCCTATGAAACAATAATACAAGGAGAAAAATTAGAAAAAAAATTATACACCATTACTGAAAAAGGGAAAAAGGCTTTGCAAAGATGGCTATCAAAAGATGAACCCTTACAACCAACACCTAAAGATATTTTTAGACTAAAGACTTATTTTTGTGATGAAATGGATATTAATACTTTATTAAATCAATTTAAAAGCGAATTAAATAAGCATAGTGAACGATTAAATTATCTAGAAATTTCCATGGAAGAGCTTTTAAAAGAAAAGGATGTATCTAAAGTATCTTCTTCTGATTTTGGTGACTATATTGTTTTAAATGGCGCCATTATGAGAGAAAAAAATTATATAGACTGGCTTAATGATTGTATAAAAAAAATTACAATTGGAATTATTGATAAATAG
- a CDS encoding FAD-dependent oxidoreductase translates to MNKYKKLFEPVKIGKCEIKNRFALAPMGPLGLADSEGGFNQRGIDYYTERAKGGTGLIITGVTFVDNEVEEHGMPNCPCPTHNPVQFVRTAREMTERIHAYNAKVFLQMSGGFGRVTIPTNLGEFPPVAPSPIQHRWLDKTCREITIDEIKSIVKKFGDGAYTAKRAGFDGVQIHAVHEGYLIDQFAISLFNHRTDEYGGSLENRLRFAREIVEEIKNRCGEDFPVALRYSPKSFIKDLRDGALPGEEFVEKGRDLEEGIEAAKLLVSYGYDSLDTDVGSYDSWWWSHPPMYQEKGLYRPYAKLMKDTVDVTIICAGRMDDPDMALEAIENGTCDMISLGRPLLADPDYVNKLRSNNSKSIRPCISCQEGCMGRIQHYSMLNCAVNPQACKEKDNALLPILKKKKVLIIGGGVAGCEAARVLALRGHEPVVYEKSDRLGGNLIPGGAPEFKEDDIALANWYAHILEQLNVEVNLNSEVTKEQILNSAADSIIIATGSTPKVFSLGDDNKVFTAADVLAGKKDCGNTTVIIGGGLVGCETALDLAKKGKKVIIVEALNKILALNGPLCSANSEMLERLIPYNGIEVRTNSKVKSYKDGILEVETENRIDKIQCDSVILSVGYKEEDSLYKELEFEVPEIHLLGDARKVANIMYAIWDAYEVANHI, encoded by the coding sequence ATGAATAAGTATAAAAAGTTGTTTGAACCAGTTAAAATTGGAAAGTGCGAAATAAAAAATCGTTTTGCATTAGCACCAATGGGACCTCTTGGATTAGCTGATAGTGAGGGTGGTTTTAACCAAAGAGGAATAGATTATTATACTGAAAGAGCAAAAGGTGGTACTGGATTAATTATTACAGGAGTTACTTTTGTAGATAATGAAGTTGAAGAGCATGGTATGCCAAATTGTCCATGTCCTACTCATAATCCTGTTCAATTTGTTAGAACTGCAAGAGAAATGACTGAAAGGATACATGCCTATAATGCTAAAGTATTTTTACAAATGTCAGGTGGATTTGGTAGAGTTACTATACCAACTAACCTTGGAGAATTTCCGCCAGTGGCACCATCACCAATTCAACATAGATGGCTTGATAAAACTTGTCGTGAGATTACAATAGATGAAATCAAATCTATTGTTAAAAAATTTGGAGATGGAGCTTATACTGCAAAAAGAGCTGGTTTTGATGGAGTACAAATTCATGCTGTTCATGAAGGATATCTTATAGACCAATTTGCTATTTCATTATTTAACCACAGAACAGATGAATATGGTGGAAGTTTAGAAAATAGACTTCGTTTTGCACGTGAGATAGTTGAAGAAATTAAAAATAGGTGTGGAGAAGATTTTCCAGTTGCTCTTAGATATTCACCAAAGAGTTTTATTAAAGATTTGAGAGATGGAGCACTTCCAGGTGAAGAATTTGTTGAAAAGGGAAGAGATTTAGAAGAAGGAATTGAAGCTGCTAAGTTACTTGTATCCTATGGATATGATTCATTGGATACAGATGTTGGATCATATGATTCATGGTGGTGGAGTCACCCACCAATGTATCAAGAAAAGGGACTTTATAGACCTTATGCTAAATTGATGAAAGATACTGTAGATGTTACTATCATATGTGCAGGAAGAATGGATGATCCAGATATGGCACTTGAAGCTATCGAAAATGGAACATGTGACATGATAAGTCTTGGAAGACCATTACTTGCAGATCCTGATTATGTAAATAAACTAAGAAGCAATAATTCTAAATCAATTAGACCTTGTATATCATGTCAAGAAGGATGTATGGGAAGGATTCAGCATTATTCAATGCTTAATTGTGCTGTAAATCCTCAGGCATGTAAAGAAAAAGATAACGCACTTTTACCTATATTAAAAAAGAAAAAAGTTTTAATAATTGGTGGGGGAGTAGCAGGCTGTGAAGCTGCAAGAGTTTTGGCTCTTAGAGGACATGAACCAGTAGTTTATGAAAAGAGTGATAGATTAGGAGGAAACCTAATTCCAGGTGGAGCTCCCGAGTTTAAGGAAGACGATATTGCTTTAGCTAACTGGTATGCACACATATTGGAACAATTAAATGTAGAAGTAAATTTAAACAGTGAAGTTACTAAAGAACAGATTTTAAATTCTGCTGCAGATAGCATAATAATTGCTACAGGTTCTACACCAAAGGTATTTTCACTTGGAGATGATAATAAAGTATTTACAGCAGCAGATGTACTAGCAGGAAAGAAAGATTGTGGAAATACCACTGTTATAATAGGTGGCGGTTTAGTCGGATGTGAAACTGCACTTGATCTTGCTAAGAAGGGTAAAAAGGTAATTATAGTGGAAGCGTTAAATAAAATACTTGCACTAAATGGACCTTTATGTTCTGCAAATAGTGAAATGCTTGAAAGACTTATTCCATACAATGGTATTGAGGTAAGGACAAATTCAAAAGTTAAATCATATAAAGATGGAATTTTAGAAGTTGAAACAGAAAATAGAATAGATAAAATACAATGTGATTCAGTAATACTTTCTGTTGGATATAAGGAAGAGGATTCTTTATATAAGGAATTAGAATTTGAAGTTCCAGAAATTCATCTTTTAGGTGATGCTCGTAAGGTTGCAAATATTATGTATGCCATTTGGGATGCTTATGAAGTTGCAAATCATATTTAA